Part of the Mya arenaria isolate MELC-2E11 chromosome 8, ASM2691426v1 genome, TGGTATAGTATGATTGTACTTGACTGGAGtctttagtgcaatgtcacatatttttcctaaacatcatgtaaaatgaagaaaagaacaaatacagttaaacatttgaagcgatcaaataaataaatacacaaaaaacaaatatgtaggggACGAATCTTAATTTGGTACGTTCaggattgggtacgaatgttacattcagcctggctgttatttaattgtctttggtaaaataatgttcaatatggttatgctgatgttttagaataaaatgacaataaaaatcactgcccttgcttaaaaaatcacttataaaacatataaaatcgataaaataactccgaaatTTGTTGTGACAAAATTGGGGTTTCGGCGAATTTGACAAGATCGTGGACATGATAGGCAAACACTacataaagcatcaacatatttttgtgggttacaaagaaattttcatcatgaatattttacaaataaactttcaaaacatttactaaaaaagcggcagtgaccgtctgcttcaaaacaataaatgtttaaaatggcgaGTCTCGTctttacaatacaattaacaattattttataatatttaattgggtttgacaacatttttcagcATCACCTCacattttctatcgcattttacgaactttcatcattgaatgaacgagttctcaatgtatattctgattggctggcattcaatagctccgcctcctgCTGATGTTCCCTATttggctcttcctaattatcggattGAAAGATGACCGgttatgaatacacaggtcgtctgctcactacacaaatacacaattagctgtcatatgacttgtACAAGGCATATGGGATGATGAAAGGGCAGTatggcatattttaagcagtcgGCAATGGGGCagcatggtgacacctagcgggaacactattttcataagtattacgtaatttgtctcaattatgacgGGCTGCCGATCTTGGCGCTaatagagcatttgtgaaaagggcactactcaaaaagggggcagggcggtaagaaaaggggcacgggcgctgcgccattgaaaaaggggctagctggagcactgtacACATTGGTGtagaaattaatttaagtaGCAGGGAATATCCCAAAAGTAGGCGGGGTTGGGGGGTCTGGGTGTCCCTAGTTAGGGTCAAGGGGACAACACTCCTTGTGGGATGAATTTAAGccttttttaaccaaaatttctagtCTTCTGGtgcatatgtttattttgtaacagggaactttaacataaatgtagCAATTCCCTCCTAATAACATATGTAATCTCTTTTCTAACAATGTAATCTCTTCTCTAACAATGGTACTTTCAGCCACTGAATCACTCTGAATCTCAGAAAGTAAACATGTAACGTTTTACTTTAAAGCGTACAAAATTTCACCCAacgtacatgtaaaattcatctaattaatggattatttttagcagtgacatcaccgcaagcttgtttcattttgtttacaccCGGGTAACAAAAAGGACTGTTGCGTAAATGGTAATAGGACTAACAGAAGGCGCTTTTATGTGTCtggattttttttgatttttttcaccCTCCATTGCTTCGCAAATCATAAACTTCAAAACATCTCAAGAGACGGCTGCGACAAATGAGGTCATGGATTGAGCTAATGTTGTATTCCGAACGCTGGGAAACCCAAACCTGGTACTTAAAAACATCCCAGAGGGGGATGCGACTAATGACGTCACTTATCGAGCTAATGCTGTATTGTAGTCGGAACGCAgggaaaccaaaataaacaataccaacAATCAGGGTTTTAAActgatgtaaacataaaaaacatgacaaaatataatagattttatttttgttgatgtgGGAAAATTAGCCGGGTGAAGATGCTAAAGTAACCGGGTTATTTTACAAGCTCCCGgcccatttctacacccctggttatacaggattcttccaatccctaacgtctaaatgggtttgtgcaaaaacaggggggtttaaaaaatattgaaattggttTTAGAGaagtattttgtgtttgaaaaagatattaaaggtttatattcatatattatcatgtaagtgcaaagatattttgcacaaaacaagcattaaatacattaaaacacaggatttacccttccaataaaacaaaacttgactgacacagacaacaattatgccaagcgtagaaactcgacccaatcgtaatagctTGCCCATCTCCGAAAAGCTTGGGAGATAGACCTCGcaaatacaatcgtaataacttgGCCATGGCCAAAGTGTTCCAATTGTCATAAAACtgaaccgcagccttgcaggtgcccttcatgtataatCCGTTATGTTTTCACAGTATGAAATGGAGAAAAGACTTCAAACTCAAAATTATTCATtgggtatttattttttgtgtacggaactaatataaaataacattatctggtaatatttcttgtttttatgatattttatgtacGCAATATGCTTAAACTCAGAATCCTggtcggaataactacccattttggtacaatttgtacgtgaaggatttgccatatcaaaaattgtaaaaaaaatctgtaaacaTACAATTAATTGGACTAGGTCATGTACCTATTTGCAGATTATcttcttttttccaaatttttcaataaaattcccAATAAGAAgttctgaaattaaaaaaaaacaatgacgaTAAAAACAAAccagttattgccctttattgcCCTTACATGCCAGCTTCTATTCATGGAGATCTACAATGCTGGTATAATATTCGGGTCTCGATACTTTAGTATCCGTCTTCGCAGTTTTCTTGTCTAAGTTGTTGATTACTTACACTTTCCAtctattttattcttattaaataacttaaattaacTAATTTGTATTACAGTAAAAactgttctttaaaaaaaagttatagtGAGTTCTGACcagcaaaacaaaaaaaataaaattaaggtaGACAGGAAAAAAACTTTCGCCAAAAAAAACCCCAGTTGTAAACAATAACAGAAAGAATGACCTCACGACAGGCTACTGCAGTATAATTTATTAACAACTGCACATGGttgcatttgaaattttgtcaatCAAAGAGAAATTTATCTCACATAACTTCTACAACAAATCGTTTTCAGATGCATGCTGCAGTCTTTGcctaagataaaataaaattgtaacatACACATGACATGAAGTCCTGTAATTATGTGCAGGCCGCCACAAAGTTACTGCAGGTCCAAAATATTTTAGGATCAGAAATGATATTCCATActcattaatacaaaaaataaagtaaagcTTCTGTTTCAGATGCCAAGCAAAAGGAGGAAGATGAAGAGGAAGATGAAAGTCAGAAGTTGAAGAAAGCAGAGAAGAAATGCAGTGACCTCATTGTGCTTGGCCTGCCCTGGAAAAGCACAGAAGATGACCTAAGAAATTACTtctcaaagtttggtgaactgCTTCTCGTTCAGGTATGTTTTTGGTGATAAATCTTTAAAGATTTAATTCTAGGAATAGAAAACACACCAATAAAGGACAGTCACTCCCGATATCTAAAAGTAATACtgttaataatgtaataatggTATGTATATACATGCCAATGAAATAGGACGTTTTGACTTATTCCAATGCGATTTGATACCCAAAGagaaattatgtttttcatcatttatGAAAGAGTTTATACACTGCAAAAGTACCTATTGGAGCTTTTCGGGActtgttttcattcaaaataatttgacaattttttaaaaaacaatcgtTAATAATAACTGCCTATTATCAAATTAATATGTACTGTACTGTCAGGTTAAACGAGACCAGAAGACCAACCAATCCAAGGGCTATGGTTTCATTCGCTTCGGTAACTACGAAGACCAGATCAAATGTATGAACGTGCGACACAACATTGATGGAAGGTGGTGCGATGTCACAATTCCCAATTCTAATGTaagaatttaacaaaaaataataaaagatataATTCAACATGTATGGGAGACTGGAAGGTTAAAAAACTCAAGTTCATGAATTCCAGAGGTTCTCACTTGAATCTCGAATGAGTAAGTCTAAATTGCAATTCAGAGAGATGATTCtattctttgttttaataagaaatataGATAAAAGGGACTGCCAAATGTCACTAAGTGAATACTTGTCAAGTCCAACCACACAGTTACACACTGTACTGGGTAATTGAAGTGCTGCTGATGCTTTAGTCGTGCAGAGTTCTCGGTTGAATCTGATTTTAGAGAAAATTTGACtccagtgttttatttttttataatattcaaaaaGTGTGAGTCCCACTGTGGCCTGCCTTATTTATGCGAAATGAAACTATCTAAGTGccatattttcatcattttgctTTGTGTGAAGTGAACTTTTTCCACAaagtcaatgaaataaaaacaaactttttgtCATCTGTGGTGTCCCTCCAGATTTATGATTTTGTTACAACTAAGGCCTGTAATGAAACCAGCCGTGGAAATGGCATGTGAAAACTCATGTCATGCCagtaaattattatgataacaaaattgtttcattttgtttttcaggAAGGAGCTCACAAGCTAATCAGCAGGAAAGTCTTTATAGCCCGTTGCACTGAAGACATCACAGCAGATGATCTCAAGAATTATTTCTGTCAGTTTGGTGAAGTAGTGGACGTTTTCATTCCAAAACCATTCCGCTCATTCGCTTTTGTTACATTCTCCGATCCAGATGTTGCTCACAGTCTTTGCGGAGAAGATCATATAGTCAAAGGAGTAAGTGTTCATGTTAGTTACGCTGCTCCCAAAGGAACAGATAGGTTTGGAGAAAAGAAAGCCCAACAGAATGGTCAAGTTGTGCAAAAGGGCGCAGCAGGGGCTTACACGCAACTAGTGAATCACCACACCAACTGGCAACCACATAAGAATAACCACCAGTACCCAAAACCAATTCCATTTCCACCCAACATGCCTCCTCATGAGATGAATGCTGTCAGCTTTAATCTTTTCAATTCAGCTATGATGGCTGCTGCTCAGGCCATGTTGCAGGGTCAGGCTGGTAATTGGGCCCATATGGCCCCTCCCCCTCCCCAGGTTGCCCCACCCCCTCAGGCGGGAGTTCCCGTTAGTGTACCAGACACAAGTCAAGCTGCCCCTGTTCACGTCTCGTATGCTCCACCCCAGAGCAGCTCTGCCTGGGGGTGGGGTCACCATACCACAGAACCCCAGCCTGGCAGCTATGCGGGCTGGACTCAATCCAACCGCCAACAGCAGGGTTGGAGTTAGTTGTTAGGTATGGTGAATACTAGTgttttgttatatcaaaattttGGATATGTAGTCTAGCtctatcattgttttattgctgAATTGTCACGTTTATGTTAGATTTGCTGACACAGGTTTCAGTCTCATATCATATGTATagacattgaattatataagacATGTAATGTCTTTTGTTGTAGTTTCTGCTATATTTTCTTATAACAAAACACTATGTATATTGTAAGGgacatttgttttaacacttACAAAAATGAGGcactgtttttgtttaagatggtctacttttttattgctttataaCAGTTAATGGAATAGTTTTTGAAGTTATTGTAAATATGAGTAGTATTCATTATGTTTACCAtaaattcattcatttctttaaattgttgttcaCTGAATGATGcaattttgtaaatgtgttaCCACAAACCAGACATTTTCAATACCAATTAGACTAGTTTTGTATTTTACTGCTATTGTGCAATGAATTTATGGTACCATATACTAGCGTAGAagatacattttgtaaatagctTTATTGATGTCCATATACAGAGTATTATGcatttcattttctttgttgttttataccAAAGTTTTACATTGTTAAGATTCAAATTTCCTGAAGAGGACTGGGCGAAAGACAGTTATAACTCTGTGTATAAACCTTGTGTTAAGCCCTTCCTGTGTTGGGATGGTGTTCACAGCATTTTGACATTATGTTTGACCATAAGATTATAGTTACTTGTCTTAAGAAGTttgagaaatgcatttataattattttgactgTTCTGGCATCGTTGTTTAAGTGATTACTCTTTATCCCAATTTTAACTTGCTCAATATCATTTTGCACTTATATCCAGATATTTTATGCCTCGTGGATAGATTTTGTCCCAAATTGCGTTCAACAGTCCTTTTAACGATACCGCCTGTTGCCACACTTAACACTGGGTAGTTTCGCATGGATAGTTAGCATctgattcaaaatattaaaattatcatttgtGCTGTTTGGAAAAGGGAAGCCTTTACAGCTATCCAGAAAAAGAAAGTCTTTTTAGCCCCATCCGGAAATGGATTGTATTTTTTAGCGCTTTCGGTAAATGGATAGTCTTTTTAGGGCTATCCGGTAATCGACAGTCTTAAATGTATCAAATTTGCTTAATTTGGCTAAAAAGCGGTACCTTCATAGGCATACAGTAGAATGTCTCTTAGAAGATGAAATTGACTTGTGtaacacatttttataactaatttGTGTTTTTCCTTAAAGATCAAGATGTAATCAGTCTAACTGTTTTTCAGAgcttttgttgtttgttgtattgCCGACTTGTAATAAAGCTTAACTTTGATCAAACCCAAGTGGTTTCAGGGAAGTCGACCAGCATTGCTTTAGTATGTTCatataaagaatattttattgataatctttcaagcaaaaaatatttttcgaatgaaatcataaacataaaaatgaggTCAAATTACAGAAACATGTTCTGTCATTTATTGTCAAACAGAAATGAAAGTCGTCTTGTAACgagttttaatttgaaacagtGGGCAATGCATTGAGCATATTCAATTAAGGTTTGAAAGAATTTTTAATACAATCATTGATCTCTCATTGTTCTGAATTGTATCAAATACAACCAATGTGAAAATCAACAGAAACAATGTGTTCAGTAATACTTAATCAAATGATCATTATAATGTAATGGAGCATTTATGGACAATGTTTGGTTACTTGCAAAATCTCGATTATTTTTggcttttctttattttatttttccttttataaCAACAGAGTGAGGTATTCACAGTAAAGCTGCAATTTAGACTTACTCTTTATAAAGATGCATAATCTATACTAAGCTCATTATTTGTGCCAAATACCCACTAGTACGATTAGTGATTGGAATTCAGggagaaaataaagaaatatatatcacaaTATTAAGTAGAAATTAATCTTAATATGTTgtaaatgcttatttttcatttccttgtgatcattttgacatttcgTTATGATCATTTCGACATGTTTGTTAAGATCTTTTTCACATGATTGTTATGATCATTTCACCATGTTCTTTGTGTAAAATTAATTCCTACGATTTCCTGttgctttcaaaatatttgattctGACATGGAGtattttaaattagaaaaattgattgattaacataaaaatagttttttgaGCAATGTTGCAATAAATGGAGTTTTTTTAGGAATGTTGATCACAAGATAAATGTTGTATTGCTTCAGGTGTTCACTGTATAAAATCACAGTAATTCTTGTTTCTTGTAGTTGTGCACACTCCTGTAGGTCCGTCCTTATCAACGAGCATAGCATACAATTTATACTTTGAATCTGTTGTTCTTGTTTGGCATATGCTTTGAAACAAATAGTTTGGGTGGAAATGCTATAAATGTTCCAGTAGGTCTAAATTAGAAAGTGAAAATTAAAATTCGATTTCAGGAACTTGCTCAAgaacaaatttcttttttatcttaCAATACTTTGCTATACGGTCGTTGATAAGATGGCCGCTACACATATTTCTATAATAGTCAGCGATTTAGTCGTTATAATCTAGAGCTTGTCACAAAATTCGATGTACATATGGCCGTCATATATTTTTTGGgccatttaaatgtaaaagtcaatttgtttacaacctgttttttttttttattttgtatataaatgtacattgtTACAACATTATTGAGTATACTCGAAGTGCTATACAATTCCCTACATGTTTTACACTGATCACTATTTGGGCagaaatgaccttgaccttgttaTACCATAAGTACGGGAGATGGGGTGAAGGTGAGAACAATTACCTCGTACCGGACAATAAACGGCACCCAAGCCTGATATATATTCAACGTGTGCCTGAGTTACCAggtattttgatattaatatttgtCTCAAGTATACATGAAGAATAAATCTTGTAGTATTATGGCGTTGAATTAAGTTGGGCTCCTGCTTACAGAAGTACCATTGATGAAGTTCTTTTTCTGAGTAGATGGTGCATGTTCTGCGGATAGTTAAAATTTGCAATTTGTAATATTAGCAATTTTTGCGCTgctgttaataaaataatttcatcttTGATATTAAACCTTGTGAAATAGATACAAACCAAAATCATGagaaaaacatatcaatttttCGGTTAATAGAGTTGAAGGATATGTCACTGGTTCATTGAATTATATGGGTTAATCCTTTATTTAAGAGGCAAATAAGGGCTTGGGTTCCATGTTTGAAGGTATAGGGAACATTTGTGTGACGCATCTCTTGTGTGAAGCTTAGCAATGTATTGTACGGGCAGTGAGTAAGAAATTTTTGAGTGAGTCTGTTTGTCTTTGCCAGAGGTTTAAGTACATGTAGGTTTGTCAGAAGGGTTGGGAGTtgaactgaaaaataaaacccTAGTATGatgaattaacattttaattttgcttAACCAGAGACTTTTGTCTCTATAATTTAATGCTCAATTCTTGTGTATGGTTGGTTTTTGATAGTATGAACAAGTATTTAGTAAGTAATCAGTACGTTCGGTATGAATTTAGCGCAGCATCATGTTGATAACTGTTTTAGAATGaaatactattttattgttgatactgttattatatttttattctgtCAAACAGAGTTCTATCTAGTCCTGccataattatacatttatttcaaggtCATTTCTGCTCATAGGATTTTTTAGAGATTTACGATCAAGCCATGatgtttgttcatttttaatcatGGTTTTGAGaaatatagtttattttttaaagttgttaaaTTTTTGAGAATGAGAATACTAGAAGTAAGAGACTTTACTTGGTTAAAAGAATGAAAACTCTGTACGTATCGGAATGTGTCCAAATGTAGAGAAGTGTTTAGCGAGCGAGATGTGGAAATCTGGGGACTGTATGATTAAGAATCCTAGGGGCACTTTTCATACTTACGAGAAATTTTTAAGAGTTAAGTTTGAAACGGCTCCTCGATTCTTGATGATATGGCCTTCTTGTGTTTAACGCCTGATGTGAGTTGTAAAAACATGTCAGAAACTTTTTGTGAGCTCCTTGATATTACTGGATGATCTTGCATATTAAAGTCGACAAATCTATTGGTCAATGATCATTGGTACAAGAATTTCAGATTCTTTTTTTGTTAGACTTATTAAAAAGAGAAGAACAATGTCAATTTAGATTGATATTTCTGTCTCTGTTATACAAGactttgttttaaacaacaacTAGACATTAAGGgcttattttaatgataaatattaaatactttgacaTAATCATTAATTCAATGTTTTCTTATGAAGTATGTGTGTACATAATTATTGTGTTAGTTTGTTCTACAACAAAGTCAGACTTGCTTGTCACCAACATTAGGGGTATCCCTaagcttttttaaaacattaagtttTCAAAATCTACCAAATGAATGGACTGATTTTATATGTACTTAAATGTAGTATATTGGTGCACtttcatgtacattttcaaTTTGGTCCTGGACAAAAAAGGATTCATTTAGTTTGATATTTtcgtattgaaaataatttctaataaataaatatgggaccaccatatttcaaataaaaaaaatattttaatctttgGAAAAAACGTTATTAAACGTTATTAAATTGAACTTCTAATAAAGGCACAcaactatttttcaaaaacattgacATTTGAAATCCAGCTTGAGTAACTGGTCTGGAGTTTACTATAAAACGTACATGTTCTCATTAAGTTGCACCGTTTTGCTCGTCTGACTTTGTTAAAGAACGTCTGTGTGTTGGATTGTATAGAAATGCTTCTTTATGTAAACAGTGTATATCCTTCTGTTGTTAGCGTGTGGTGTGGttgatttattaataaacaataaaacagaatagttgtttgcatacatattttgtaCAACGCAAAATGCaatgaatgtatgtatttaaactatatatatagatgaaatttgatgaaaatgtcattcgCACCAGGGTTCGGAAGTGAATATCTTTGTCCacataatgtaaaataattatgtattacaGGGGCAGCATAAGTTTTGTTGTCAGCttaacattatcaaaacatGTGCTTATATCCCCCGCCAGGTGTAGGGAGGGGATAAttaggaatgcacttcgtccgtTTATCAGTCTGTCCGCCCGTAGTTCGCCTGTCTGTCCGTTACAtttcgtgtctgggctgtaacttatGCATTAATGGATAACCATATAACTGGgttcaaatgttgtcctcaatgagacgatgtgcagtgaccttgttCCGGAtacatacctcaaaggtcagggtcacacgAGAtgtaaaggtcagagtacacatgctcgtgttcGCGCTATAGCTTAATGCATTGATGGTTTACCATTGAAcatggtacaaatgttgtcctcattgagaatATATGCAGTGACCTTGTTCCGgttccatacctcaaaggtcaaggtcccacgacacatttaaaggtcagagtacacatgctcgtatCCACGCTGTAAATTATTTATGCATAGATGGgttaccatataacttggtacagatgttgtcctcattgagacgatgttcAGTGACGTTGACCTAGcataccttaaaggtcaagctCATATGAGGCATTTAAATGTCAGAGTGCATATGTTTTTGTCCGGGTTATAACTTACTTATACATTCATGGATTtccatataacttggtacaaaaTGTGTATGAGCATATCTTTTGAATGAGAGTAACTGCCCTTTAGTAATATAATTAACCTAAAATCggtcttgtccgatcaataactttaacaGCCTCTGTCttatcatcaccaaatttggtcagttGTATGGGTATAATACCTCGTTTGGGTGTGTTAACCATCCACGTCGTCTCAGTCACACCATAGTTATGACCATTGAATCGGCAAAAGCTGTATCTACAGTGTCCGCTCTCTAAATTTGGCTTTACACTACTTTTCACGAAATTCGGTGTCCTGAAACCTCCGACGGGCATATTTTGCGACAATAATAGAACTCGCCCCGGCGTTGACTTCCGTATAAACtataaagttttagggcaagctGGCATTTTCTATTATAACTCAACTCCcgtttattcaattgacttaatcaCTTTACACAGGACCACCATACAagtaggttacataactccatatccttaatataGACTCCAATTCCGTTCATTCAATGGATTTCATACATCATACAGTTGATCAAGGCCATCTCACAACTGAGTTTCTTAACTCCATATTTTTTCTTAacacaaattatggcccttggccAACTTAGAAATTGTGATTAAATTGACACgtcttcaaaatcaatacatacacttgtataaaacgtaaattttgagtgatacatcTTTAACTAATgactaaataaagcatttatggaaaatatgaattactgataacaaaattgtagcAGTGTATTAACAAGCTAAAAAcgcgaaaatattaaatgattggtgagtgctaaaatatttactgtgatctactatcgtctcatatggtagaaataccgttCAGTAATCaatcaaatcaatcaaattCAGTAATAACTCGTATAATTCGTTGAATTTACTTCATAATTCACACAGTTGTTGTCGAACATCATACAATTCCGTTACAAAACTCCATACCATCCTTAATTGCCCTTGATCGACTTAGAAAGttcggttaaagtttaagaGCAGCTTTTAACTAGGAgcttaaataacatttgttcAATGGACTTCATACTTTACACATTTGTTCAAAGCCATCACACCATTATGTTACATAACTccgtattattttaaatacaaattatagcccttgattttccttttctttttctgttttattgttttttgacGAGCACAAATAATCATTTACCCATTCATTTCTTTGATAAAGCGGCGTAAAGTGGAGCGCGCTGTCCTATACCGcagttcttttttttattgctatTAAAGAAATGCTACGAATATT contains:
- the LOC128244773 gene encoding TAR DNA-binding protein 43-like, which encodes MVQYIQVTDDENEEPIEIPSEEDGTLLLSTLAGQFPNACGLKYRNQSGGFRGIRLSDGRLHPPDNTWKACVYLVVYPKDAKQKEEDEEEDESQKLKKAEKKCSDLIVLGLPWKSTEDDLRNYFSKFGELLLVQVKRDQKTNQSKGYGFIRFGNYEDQIKCMNVRHNIDGRWCDVTIPNSNEGAHKLISRKVFIARCTEDITADDLKNYFCQFGEVVDVFIPKPFRSFAFVTFSDPDVAHSLCGEDHIVKGVSVHVSYAAPKGTDRFGEKKAQQNGQVVQKGAAGAYTQLVNHHTNWQPHKNNHQYPKPIPFPPNMPPHEMNAVSFNLFNSAMMAAAQAMLQGQAGNWAHMAPPPPQVAPPPQAGVPVSVPDTSQAAPVHVSYAPPQSSSAWGWGHHTTEPQPGSYAGWTQSNRQQQGWS